Within Bremerella sp. JC817, the genomic segment CACGTGACCGAGCCAGGCGGCAACACCGTTTCGAGCAATCCTAAAGATCCTGTTCAGGCAACCGTGGACCAGTACGCGGCCAATCTCGAAAAGATTGTGGCCCGGCTTAAGAAAACCGACGCCAAGTTGATCTTCGCGACGACCACCCCGGTCGTGCCCGGCACCAAGGGTCCCCTGCGCGAACCAGAATCGCCCGGCAAGTACAACGCCGCCGCCTTGAAGATCATGGAGGCCAACGATATCGAGATCGACGACCTTTATGCCTTCTGCCAGCCACGCCTGGACGAGATTCAATTGCCCAAGAACGTCCACTTCTCGGACAAAGGTTCGCAGGCCCTGGCAGAACAAGTGGCATCGGTCATCGAGAAGGCACTTGCCGCGAAGCCTTCCAACTAGTGCGACTTATCAAGTGGTCGCCTAGCGAACCTGTCGCAAGGTGACCACAACTTCCCCCGAACCTTTGCCAGGCCGGACCTTATTGATTCGGCTCTCGCGGCTCAGTTCTCCGACATGGGTTCGGTTGGCACCTGCCACCACAAAGACTGTGATGTAGTACTCGCGGTCTTTCCGTGGCTGGAAATCCTTGCCAAGCCCAAACGGCACGCTCTTTTCTTTGCCAGCAGCGTGCGAAAAGTCGTCGATCACGACCTCATCGATCAGGTCCGCCGATACGTCCGCGAGCAATGGATCGTACTCGAAAAGTTTGATCTCCAGCGCTTGCCGCTCAAAACCGGGCAGGTCCTTGCCGATCACAATCTTGCCATGCACGGCCGAAGTATTCATCGGCTGCCCATTGATCGTCTTCACCCCGTCGCGATCGACAGCGACCATTCGATAGCCGAAGCCCGGACCAGCCATTCGGGTCCCACCAACGACGTACTTCAGGTTGCCGTCGGCTTCCAGCTTCGGATTCAGCATCACCAGATTCGGCCCGTCGACGGTTCCGACGAGCACCAGCTTCTTTTCGAAGTCGATGTCTGGCAACGCTTCCTCGCCACGAAAAGCCTTCCACAACTTCTCGAACGTGGCCTGATCGGTCACGATGCCTGATTTGGGCACCTGCTTCAAAGCGTCGTTGTTCTGGATCTTGCCAGAAGCCACGTTCTCTGGCTCGGCAGCCGAAAGAGCCGACACCATTACCAACAGAAAGCCAAGCGTCAAAAGTACGAGCCGCATAGGAATCTCCTCGAAGGGAATTGAGCATGTTTTTCACTCATCGAGACGATTCTCAGCGGCGAATGGTTTTCTGCCTGGGGCTCGATTTTGCGGAAACCGTGGCGGCATGCCCAGAAAAGGAAGGTGCCCCTTCCTCAGGCCACCTGAAAAGGTTGGATCGTCGAGGCTGACGGAGGCATATTCATGGTTAGCGGGCCTGTTTCTTCCGGTTTCAAATCTTTACGCTGGTAGGGTTGGCGATCGACGCCTTTCCGGAACGAACATCCAGTATCTCGGCCATTGCGATGAATGTGGACTTTCAGAAACAGTTCTTTGCGCAGATGGGGTCACGGCACCAGATGCAGTTTCTGTACGATGCCGTCCCGGACGTGTTCTTCTTCACGAAGGATCGCGACAGCCGCATGGTCTGGGCGAATCGTCAGTTGATCAAACGGTTGGGTGCCACGCGCGAAGAAGATGTCGTTGGCGCTCACGACTCGAAGTTCTTTCCGATGGAAGTCGCCAAGAAGTATCGTGCCGACGACTGCTACGTGATGGAGACCGCCCAGCCGATCAACAACCGTGTCGAGGTATTCTATAACGAAACAAAGATTCTCGACTGGTACATTACGAGCAAGATTCCGGTCTTCAACGAATCGGGCAGCGAGGTCATCGGCGTCGCCGGCGTCATTCGCAGTTACAAGGCCGGCAAACGCTGGGCCGCGCCGGCTTCCGAGATTGAAGAAATCGTCGAGTACATGCGAACGCCGGAAGGCTCGCTGGCGACGGTGGAAGAACTGGCCGACCGGGCTCACATTTCTTCGCGGCAACTCAATCGCAAGTTCCAGGCGGTGTTCGGAATGAGCGTTCGTGATTTCAAGATCCGCACGAGGCTCAATTCTGCGGCGGACGATCTTAGCAACACCGATCACTCGATCTGCCAAATCGCGACCGATCATGACTTCTCGGATCAAAGTACCTTCAGTCGTCTCTTCCGCAAG encodes:
- a CDS encoding SGNH/GDSL hydrolase family protein, with translation MKMIALTIALALLTSTSLVGQEISKPTNKKLGQWAETPDPKLPNVLILGDSISIGYTLKVRELLEGKANVFRPHTADGKKAENCSGTTKGVESIDRWLGDRKWDVIHFNWGLHDLKHVTEPGGNTVSSNPKDPVQATVDQYAANLEKIVARLKKTDAKLIFATTTPVVPGTKGPLREPESPGKYNAAALKIMEANDIEIDDLYAFCQPRLDEIQLPKNVHFSDKGSQALAEQVASVIEKALAAKPSN
- a CDS encoding helix-turn-helix domain-containing protein, whose translation is MNVDFQKQFFAQMGSRHQMQFLYDAVPDVFFFTKDRDSRMVWANRQLIKRLGATREEDVVGAHDSKFFPMEVAKKYRADDCYVMETAQPINNRVEVFYNETKILDWYITSKIPVFNESGSEVIGVAGVIRSYKAGKRWAAPASEIEEIVEYMRTPEGSLATVEELADRAHISSRQLNRKFQAVFGMSVRDFKIRTRLNSAADDLSNTDHSICQIATDHDFSDQSTFSRLFRKHMGMTPLEYRRSYHNPLGNGSESDA